From Streptomyces sp. CMB-StM0423, a single genomic window includes:
- a CDS encoding TcmI family type II polyketide cyclase: MHRSTLIVARMAPDSAADVARLFERFDGTDMPGRMGTTRRQLFSFHGLYFHLQDFASGEGEERIEGAKDDPRFVRISDDLKPYIEPYDPVTWRSPRDAMATRFYAWEAGA, encoded by the coding sequence ATGCACCGCAGCACCCTGATCGTGGCCCGGATGGCGCCGGACTCGGCCGCCGACGTGGCCCGGCTGTTCGAGCGGTTCGACGGGACCGACATGCCCGGGCGCATGGGCACCACGCGCCGGCAGCTCTTCAGCTTCCACGGGCTCTACTTCCACCTCCAGGACTTCGCGTCCGGCGAGGGCGAAGAGCGCATCGAGGGGGCCAAGGACGACCCCCGCTTCGTGCGCATCAGCGACGACCTCAAGCCGTACATCGAGCCGTACGACCCCGTGACCTGGCGCTCGCCGCGCGACGCCATGGCCACCCGCTTCTACGCCTGGGAGGCGGGCGCATGA
- a CDS encoding antibiotic biosynthesis monooxygenase family protein translates to MPILSPEDKHLTVLNLFTTDKPENQDRLITEMRKIVDTAAFEGWLSSTVHAGQESPGTANFIQWRSGEDLEARYAGEEFKHRTLPVFGEITTSIRLLQNEIVYTQRHPSQGSVTEVSADRDDFTVIEVFKTTEENQAPLVEALSEGQKWLVDVPGYRSHTVFRGLRARFLEGAFAVVYSQWESKEAHDAYRTRPEADMPETRRNSEATLKSLATERDWNSYRVVHSRKAGE, encoded by the coding sequence ATGCCCATCCTCTCCCCCGAGGACAAGCACCTGACGGTCCTCAACCTGTTCACCACCGACAAGCCCGAGAACCAGGACCGGCTCATCACGGAGATGCGGAAGATCGTCGACACCGCCGCCTTCGAGGGCTGGCTCTCCTCCACCGTGCACGCCGGCCAGGAGAGCCCGGGCACCGCCAACTTCATCCAGTGGCGCAGCGGCGAGGACCTGGAGGCACGGTACGCGGGCGAGGAGTTCAAGCACCGCACGCTGCCCGTCTTCGGCGAGATCACCACCTCGATCCGGCTGCTGCAGAACGAGATCGTCTACACCCAGCGCCACCCCTCCCAGGGAAGCGTCACCGAGGTGTCCGCCGACCGCGACGACTTCACCGTCATCGAGGTCTTCAAGACCACCGAGGAGAACCAGGCGCCGCTCGTCGAGGCGCTGAGCGAGGGCCAGAAGTGGCTGGTCGACGTGCCGGGTTACCGCTCCCACACGGTCTTCCGCGGCCTGCGCGCCCGCTTCCTCGAGGGCGCCTTCGCGGTCGTCTACTCGCAGTGGGAGAGCAAGGAGGCGCACGACGCCTACCGCACCCGGCCGGAGGCCGACATGCCGGAGACCCGCCGCAACTCGGAGGCGACCCTCAAGTCGCTGGCCACCGAGCGGGACTGGAACTCCTACCGCGTGGTGCACAGCCGCAAAGCCGGTGAGTGA
- a CDS encoding nuclear transport factor 2 family protein, translated as MTSTESPAVLEFLDATAVAGLVDAYLIGLDTGELDDDWVRGLFTEDAAVVFPMSRHEGIPGMAEWHRASLAAFARTQHLHSPVVTDVRGNVAGLRANLVSTHVHHPGGDRPPLFVTGTGVSGEARRTDDGRWRLTLLEFTVIWLEGTPPGS; from the coding sequence ATGACTTCCACCGAATCACCTGCCGTTCTCGAATTTCTCGACGCCACCGCCGTGGCCGGACTCGTGGATGCCTATCTGATCGGTCTCGACACCGGGGAACTGGACGACGACTGGGTCCGCGGGCTTTTCACGGAGGACGCCGCGGTGGTGTTTCCGATGAGCCGGCACGAGGGCATCCCGGGCATGGCGGAATGGCACCGTGCGTCGCTCGCCGCGTTCGCGCGCACCCAGCATCTGCACTCGCCCGTGGTGACGGACGTCCGCGGAAACGTGGCGGGACTGCGCGCGAACCTCGTCTCCACCCACGTGCACCACCCGGGCGGCGACCGGCCGCCGCTCTTCGTCACCGGCACCGGGGTGAGCGGCGAGGCCCGGCGCACGGACGACGGCCGGTGGCGGCTCACGCTGCTGGAGTTCACCGTCATCTGGCTGGAGGGGACGCCGCCCGGGAGCTGA
- a CDS encoding pyridoxamine 5'-phosphate oxidase family protein produces the protein MTLSHRPEAARGQEGPEAVSAALPEVTPGVAAFLTAPHAAVLTTLRQDGSPHLAPVRFTWDPAAGLVRVLTVRTARKARNLLASPGAATALCQVDGFRWVTLEGPAEVSDHPARVGEGVRRYAERYWSAPPNPPGRVVVELRVARVMSLNC, from the coding sequence ATGACGCTGTCCCACCGCCCCGAGGCGGCGCGCGGCCAGGAAGGACCCGAGGCCGTGTCGGCGGCCCTGCCCGAGGTCACGCCGGGGGTCGCCGCCTTCCTGACCGCGCCGCACGCCGCCGTGCTCACCACCCTCAGGCAGGACGGGTCCCCGCACCTCGCGCCGGTGCGCTTCACCTGGGACCCCGCCGCGGGCCTCGTCCGGGTGCTCACGGTGCGGACGGCGCGCAAGGCCCGCAACCTGCTGGCCAGTCCGGGGGCGGCGACCGCGCTGTGCCAGGTCGACGGCTTCCGGTGGGTGACCCTGGAGGGCCCGGCCGAGGTCTCGGACCACCCCGCGCGGGTCGGGGAAGGCGTGCGCCGGTACGCCGAGCGCTACTGGTCGGCGCCGCCGAACCCGCCCGGGCGTGTGGTCGTGGAACTGCGGGTCGCGCGGGTGATGAGCCTCAACTGCTAG